GAGTGGATTGTGTTTAAGTGCTGAAAACATGCAGCgtttggaaacatttttttctgtttgtcttcccTGCACAGAAGTAGCTGCTGAGATTGGTTTCTCTGTGTATCCTCTGGGTGATGAGGAGAGCCCTGCCTACGGCCAACTCAGCATGGAAAGTGAAACAGACAACTCTCGCAGCACAACTGACAACGGGAGGGAAGACGAGGGCAGAGCAGTCCAGTCGGAGCCCAGCTTTCCTCCCTACCTGTCCTGCAGGGGCTGCGGACAGCTCCGCGATGAACCTCTGGGACCTGGCATAGACCTTGTCGGCCCGTATTGCCTTAGGTGCTGCAAAGCCTCCAGGGAAGCCAAAAGTACAGACTTCTGTTCACCTTTTGGAGGCATCAGCGGGATTCGCTCAGGTTCCCATTTGCAGTTTGATGGTGAAGCGTTGGGGAATGGGATGGGTGACAAAGCACTGACACCTGAGGACAAATCGCCCAAACTGCACTCGTGTCACCTCTGTGGCTTCTCCTCGCGCTACGCCAACCATGTGAAGCGCCACATGAAGACGCACAACGGGGAGAAGCCCTTTAACTGCCCCTTGTGCACTTACGCCTCAGCCCAGCTGGTGAACCTGCAGAGACACCTGCGCATTCACACTGGGGAAAAACCTTACAAATGTGACAGCTGCACTTTTGCCTGCAGTTCCCTTGGCAACCTCAAGAGGCACCAACGCATGCATGTGCCCTCTGCAGGGGCGGGACAGGACGCCCCACCGCGACCTGCAAGTGGCCCGAACAGTCTGAAGAGGCATGTGACTGGGCAAAGACCAAACGGGGAAGAGCCCGGTGCTTCAGCCAAGGGTATGTCTGCTTTTATAAATGATTTAGCTGTTCTCCAGCTTTGCAGTTTGTTTCATCCTAAAGCTGTTTCAGTCAGTCATTTAGAATGTAATAACTCaatatttcatctttttgtGAAGTTTCAGAGATTGCAAGGCCAACGTCAAACCTGAGTTTGGGAGCCCACAACAATGACTCCCTGTCGGTCTTCGATGATTTAAAGGGGGCATCGCCACCACCCATACCACCCTCTAACCCTGCTCCTGGCCACCAGCCTGCACCTCTGCTGCAGGCCACTGGGGGCAGCAGGGCAAACAGAGGGAGCGTAGCAGACGGACCCACACTCCCCCCTTCACTTTTTCCTTTTACCTGCCGTTTGTGCGGCATTGTCCTGGAGGACGAGGACGGCTCCTCTGCCCAAATTTGTGCCAAGTGTACCCTTGAAATGCTGACTAAAGACACCTCATCATCTCCCAACAGCCCTGGCGAGCGCAGTGACAAGGTGTACACCTGCGCCGCCTGCCCCTTCCTCACACACTACCCAAACCACTTGGCCCGCCACATGAAAACTCACAGTGGCGAGAAACCATACAAGTGCCCACAGTGCGACTATGCCTCAGCGCACTTCGACAACCTCAAGCGCCACCACAGAGTGCACACAGGCGAGAAACCTTACAAGTGCCATTTGTGCGATTACGCCTGCGGGAACCTGGCCAACCTGAAGCGCCACCAGCGGGTGCACTCGGGCGCCAAACCCTTCCAGTGCGCCGTGTGCAGTTACAGCTGCAACCAGAGCATGAACCTGAAGCGGCACATGCTGCGGCACACGGGAGAAAAGCCGTACAAATGCCAGGAGTGCGGCTACACCACCGGCCACTGGGACAATTACAAAAGACACCAGAAGAAACACGGCCTGGCCACAGACGGCTGGGTCAAGGTTCCAATGACTGGCAACGACGACGAGGACGAAGCCAGGAAAGGGATGGGAGTTGGAGTCCAAACTCACAGGAAAGAAGCAGGGGTTGATATGCAGTACATGCCTCGGGAGGGAGGTCAGACAATACACTCGTGCTACAAACTTGAGATTGTATAAAATATAACTCAGCAGAACTAAGCTACCAGcaagttggttttttttttgtttttccttttttttaattttcacagAGCCTTTATATTGTTTTAGTGTGTGTCGGTCTTTAGTGTTTTGTCAGACGTCTTCAGAGGCTGCTAATTGTTTATTTGTAGAATCTCGcacaattaagaaaaaaaaattgttctcAATATTTTTGATGCCTTTTGGATTAAGTAAGGCGGACGAGGATGTCCATAGTTTGTCTTTTACTCTgttactctgtgtttgtgtcaagaCAAATGGACTGTCTCTGCTGTTGAAGTCCTTTCACTGTCTCATTCTGTATGTCCGACCACATTAATAGCAACATTTCCCTCTCACACTACAACACATATCATTCTTTTTTCTAGGACACAGAACACCACCAAATACTCCTCAATACATGGAACTCATGCACATTTTGCCTGAACTGTTGAGTTGCACtgtgtagggtttttttttaaaggttttgtttccaaaaaaaaaaaaaaatcattgctttttttttttttttttttttttaaatcaaagtcaCAAGTTTAGGCCAGACATTTTGCTTTGTAcccaaaatcaaatcaaataacatGAATGTAACTGATTTCTTTCCACCCTCCCATCACATTTACAGGATGGAAATACTGATTTAGCTTTGGTTTGATTCATaacaaaatgttaacattaaATTAGGCTTAAAATCTGCAGTGACTGACAAGTTAATTTCCTGAGACTacacagtgcagctttaagtaaAGATGGGTCCTTGTAAGGTCCAGTATTGTGCTTTCTTTGTATTGGGGCACAAGCTCTGGTAATGGCATGCCTTCAGATGAATTTACTAATGTATGTGCTACTAGCAAAGTGCTACTTAATAGTACTGGAATTATTTTACACTTGTTAAACTATACTGATTAATTAGGTTGTGTTAACTTTACTAAATAATCTCCTGTGTCTTGAACTGTATCATCATTTTTGCCAAACGCctcaggatttaaaaaaaaaaaaaaaagaagcgaTGTGGAATGCTAAAAGGTtggtaaaaataataataatcatttctAGTTATTTTAACACTAAAATTGCATGCACAAGCATTTTAGTTTTAACTTGGTTAAAGGGAAAAgcacaatcatacacacacagctgcattttAGGAGGTTTAGGATTAAGTTTGAGAGCCAAACAAAAAACCCATCAATACACTTCTATTATTAGTGATTCAGAAGTGACATAAATTGTACAATGAGCATGTTCAAAGAATTCCCCCCACAAATGTGCTACATATCAGTAATCTTTAAATTTTGTTCTTTATTATTTTGGGGACAGACTGTTGAGTCACCTTCCTTTGGATTACTGTTTACTATTGACTGTGAAATTTGcccattgtgttttttttacttggaaaaaaaaagatgacactATTAGTAagcatgtgagtgtgtaatagttgttttatttttctaatgtgGCTGTAATACACTGCTAGAAGTTCTTACTTTAATATAtagaattagattttttttttaattttgaatgtGTGGTGTGTCATTTAGTTACCATGGGAAAAACAATAGGGACAGTGGTTTAAACTTACTCTCTTTGTGAATGATTATTATATGCAAGTGAGATATTTTTCAGGTTGCCAACTTGCCATGACACAATGGAGCATTGAACCCATTGATTAGTACCGACATCCCCCAAGTGTCCATATTTGTCCTTATGCAGTGTCTCATAAATGCCTTAAGTGAGAAATTTGAAATAAACACATGGGATTCATTTCATTGAATATCAGACAGACtcaatctcatttttttttttttttttttttttaaatcgtgATGACATTTTCACATCCTGGCATCATGTTGTTGCTGCTTAGGGCAGCTACAACTGGCATTTTTATAATAGCAATGGGCCAAATTAGCTTGTGCAATGGAAAAGGGATAACACCCACAGGCAATTATTGCTGAACTGACATTACAAAATgctaaatgaatgctaatgttgctccctGGCTGCTGGGTGGGTAAATACGCTAACTTGTTTCCCCTGCTTCCAAGTGAccaaaaattgttttaattaattaattattgcCGGTTTAAAGTCAcagaaatgacactgaaaacaatatTGCTGCACAAACTGAAATAGCGCTCAGTAAAGCACATACCTCTGCCAAGGTGAAAGTGGAAATTCTGCCCCTTTAACCAGATCTGTGCCAAAATGTAATGCCTTCTTAGTGGGTTCTTCTATGGCCCATGGagcatccctccaccaagttcgGTGTAAGTCAGTTCAGTACTttttgtgtaatcctgctgacaaaaaacaaacaaacaaacaaacaaacaagcaaaccaacaaacaaatatGGGTGAAAACAACCTTCTTGGCAAAGGTAATTAAGCATTGTTACATTGTTAGTTTGGCACAGATATATCACCATACAACAAGCTATGAAAAAATATGtaatgtatgtttattttgtatatGTGAACAATGATGTCATTACaaagcgtgcgtgtgtgtgtgtgtgtgagagagaggacagcagcagtgatgagtttttgtgtgtcatgttCAATGCAGGATGATCCATCATGTGATGACTTGTCACAGTATGAAAAGCAGAGTAACATTACAAAGCCCTGACGTATTCACATGTCCCGCAGAGTCATGACGGTGAGCCAGCAAGCACGCGGACCAGGACCCTGAAATTGAAGCAGAAAACTGAAACGGAATTCAACCATCATTAAAAACTAGTTACACCTGCTTTTCCTACTGTAATATGCCAAAATGTCTGGTGTGAAAACGGCCATTAAATACTAAATACTAAGTGTTTGATCTACACAGTAATATTCTTGGCATATTACATGGCAAAGAGCCAAAGCTGCTGCCGTAAATAAACGTGGGAGTAAGGCAGGGCAATGATGAAGAAATGACTCAAGTGGACCATTAACTTGACAACTGAGAACCACAAGGTCATCTAATCTCAGAGTTTATTTTAGCATCATGACAAACAGACCAGACAGTTGTCACTGACCTTACCACTAAAatcaaaaatggaaaagagaggaaTCAATCAAGTCAATACAATCTTCATGAAATTTGACATTTAGTTTCATAGTGACACTGACGTTAATGCACTTAACGTGTAATTTGGCACCTACACATTTATTAACATCCAGGACCTTGCAGCTTCCATGTACTTGGTATTGACAGGAATAGAGAAAATAAAGGTGACGGGTGGTGTCAACATCCCTCTACTAAAAAATATAtctgaagacaaagaagaaacacagtagTGAAAGAACAAgacagtatatatatttttttatattgagaacatttttgtttacagttgTGGCTACCAGTGAGAGTAAAGCTGTTGATAGGTTGGCACTGATTTACACTTAGAGGCTTCAAAACATGCCGAGAcgcagctttttaaaaataactgaagctaacagtaattaaaaacaaaacaaaaaacaatcgAATGACATGACTTATAAAACAGCGGGATATGTTCATTTTGTTGCCTGCCCTCCACGAACGTCACTCAACTTGCAGCAAATTGTGATCAAATTAGCCACTTCATCGAAGCACCGTTTTTCAGCTAAATCCTCTGAGATGATTGGCACAATGTATGTACAATTCACAATGAACTGAAGGCCCTAAGAATGCTCCACCATCGCTCACCCAGAAAGAACACGACAAAGAAAATCAGATGCAAAATTTGTAAACACTTTCCATTTTAACTAAAAAGTCCCCTAAGCATTATGTAAACAATGATAAATGTTAGTCCATTTAAACTTTTTGTTCTATACAGCTTAGATTACATTTGATCTATTTGATTACAATAAGCTATGATGATAAAGATATTAGTAAATGTTCAGAATACTTAATTGCATGTACATAATATAAAAAGTGACATTGTCataattttttatgtttattttgtgcaAAATGCTTTAGTAAACTATAATTTGGCATTTATGAGAAACCTTAAaaaattggttaaaaaaaataataaaatcacagATGGATTTAAAGAGCcccttggggaaaaaaaaaatctccacaaaATGTTTAAAGTTATGCTCAAGCTTCCACTCAAACATTCATCTCCACCTGTAATACTGTGCAAAATGACGGGTTCAGCAAGTGCAAGCAGCGCGGCCAAATCAACCATCTCTCAAGTTCTGCAAGATTCTAGGTAACACcagctgacactgacatttatttttagtttgcCCCTATGTCGTGGTGGATGACAAGGTAACCCataaggcaggaaaaaaaaaaaagtaacagttaAGGCATCAGACAAGGCTGTATGAGTGACTGTGCCTCAAACGTAAGCTGAAAACACCACTGGCATCTTGTTAAGATATTCACCGACTTGGCACATGAATAACATGGCACACAGAGAATGACTAACAGtataaaaacatgacattttggTATATAGCCAAGCCAAATATTGATCTTCCGTACAAGTAAGTAGGTGCTCTGAACAGTTTTGAGATCAATTTCAACACATTCGCTGGACCCGGGGTCATTTCCAGGACTATCCACGTCCAGTTCTGCTGTATTGTCACTAGTGCCAGGTCTAACTAATACATTTGGCTCTCTAGTTGGAAAGGAACATGCAGCCATCGGGGGAAGAATCCAGGATCTAGCAGATTTTCTTCATGTAGTTTATAATATATTAATTTACTTTTGTACCGCAAGGATTTAACTGCACTACAGAACTTCACACATACTGTCCATGAAACAGTAATCCATGtgaatgaaactgaagcagGAATTTGTCAGTCACATACAGGAAAGCATCCCTATTTGAGTACCTGTAGCGTCACATGctattgtactgtatgttgccACAAGTTTAACAAAATGGGGACAAAGTTTCAAACGAATGTGATGATTGTAACTCAGATACTTTTAAGCTTTTAAGAGTCTAAAAGAAAGGACACTGTCAAAGATTAAACGAGAGCTTAAGGCAGCGATTTCTCCAGGAAGAAGCTACAATCTTGCAGAATCGGACAAGTGTGTGTGGTCCGCTCGGCtcggctcagctcagctcataaTCTTTGTCATCCCAGTTGTTGACAGTGGAatgaagaggggaggagggagaataGGGTGAGGGGTGTGGGGGCGGGGGCGGGTGGTGTTACAGGTCGTCGTCCCCGATTCCCTCGAAAGCATAGTTGCCGTGGAAATCATTGCCACTGATGTCGTTTGCTGAGTTGGAAGCGCTGATCCCTCGGAGGGACACTGAGCTCAGCTTGGTCTAAATGGAATAATCAATTCTATAATTAACACTGGACTGACACAGATTCTGTtccagctgcatttttttttaaagaagctcTATACATCACAAACAAAATTCAATCCAAAGAGACAAATACTCACTGAGAGTTTGACAATTTGTTCACGGTTCGGGTCAGGGGAGTCctgcagcaagaaaaaaaaaaagaagaggaaaaaaaaaacagaattaaatgaACCTGCACCTGAGATCTACaagtccaaaacaaaaacacactcatggCATGTCGTCCTGTTTCTCACCAGCAGAGGGGGAGATTTCACAGCTTGCTGACTGTCTGTTCGGTGGATGGAGCCGTTGTGTCGTTTTCTCAGCATCTGGAAGGTGACAGAAAACAGTACAAGGATACAGTTAATTGTGAGGTTTGctttacattttaaagcaaacctaattattatataattatataaaaaagATGCTGGAAGATTCTGTAATGTATTTGTAATGGGAAATGTCTGTCCAGAAATTGTGTAAACCACATTTTCTTACATAAAATATGGGAGAAATTGAGGATTGAGTTTTTAATGTTGTCCTtatgaaacactttttttcttaacaCAAACCTTTTTTATGCTTCCACCTGACTTCTTCACCATTAATTCATCCACCATGGACTGAAGGCAGATACTCATCATTATAGCCTGAAACCACAGAGTGAAAgtcagtaaaaacagtaaaaacacaatctCAGTTTACTTTAATGCTTGTTGCCTCCTCTTACCTGTTGACTGGTGATGGTGACCCACTGGAGGCGGTCCTTGCTCATCAGATACTCGAAGGCCAGCTCCAGTTTGACGTCGCATTTGCCTGAGCTGCAGGGATTGGTTGTACCGTTGGCTACTGGGACTTGCTGCAGTGTTGGacaaaaagttgttttttttttatttggggTTTGGCAGAAATCAtcagtcattattattatcatcctCCATACATACAGTTCTATAGTGGgctttttcctccctcagccCTTTAAGTggaatattttatgtttttatttattttactccGCGTACGTTAGCAGCTAAATCACATTTCCTATCCTACATCTCCTCTCCTTAAGCAGCCATTCTTGATGTTGCATCACAAATGACAGCAGGCCAAATCTTTACAAGACACATGCAAAGAAGGGAAGAAATCTGTACTAATACAGAAATTCAAAAAatatcttcaaaaaaaaatgtgtggagCTCAGCgacacacacagctccctgGAGACGAGCCCTCATTCCTCATTTATGAAGCCTGAGCTCTTCACTGAGACAGTTTCCTCTGGGCCAGAAACTAGCTGTACCTCCCATgcaagccacacacacacacacacacacacacacacacacaaagataacaTAAGGAAGgaatacagacaaaaacaaaggtcTGATACACACAGACCCACAAGCTAACTGTTTATATGTGTTCTTCCGGCTGTGAATTCGAGATTGGGctaccgggggggggggggggggggggtgcagtgCTGCACCAAATGAGATGTTTTGAATAGTTCGCTGGGAAGGAAAGGGCTCATTAAAATGACTTTGACCTCTGAGAATGAGCTGAGGAATTAATCACCCCACTGGACAGCGAGGGGGCTCAGTCTGTAATCAGAAGAGCCGACGTGCATCTTAATTTGAGATGTGTTCCCAATGTGTCCAGACATCTCTGTGCAAATGAACTTCTGGAGAATCATAAAAGCTTCTGTGATACACATAATAACTGCTGCTCGAACCCTGCTGCAATACAAAAGTGAGCTGTTTACCCCGTCTCTATTTAATTGAGGTCTTGCGTCTGTAAACGCTGGTCTTTCAAATGGTGGCTGAAATAATAAGGGCAGAGCTGCATGTAATGCTTTTCTGAGCCATTCACAGAAGTGAAAGTAGATTGTTCCAGCTTTCAGAGGAACTGTCTCTTCGAGACGACTGACTGGGTGAAAGCAGACAGAATTGCGTTTTCAACTGTGTGGTGCACGCTGGTTTGAACTGATGCTAAAAATTTTTTCTTCCGAGGCAATTCTGGCTGACAATTATggagatgttttattttagcCTTTAGACAGGGGATTTGTTCTGGATTTCTTGCCAGCTAAGAATGAACAAAAATACAGCTGTTATCAGAGTTTCCTTCCGCCATTGGTTTAGTATCATTGCACTTCCATAGAGCTGGGGAGAAACAAAAAGGAACGGTCAAAATTGGTGCAGCAGTAGCTGTGAAATCCTTTTAGACTTCAGTATGTGTCCAAAACCACTGACAACTACATTCCCCACAATGCAGCTGGATCTGAAACTTCCTTAGACCAGTTAGTAACTCAGACTTTGTGACAAAAATGTTAAGTTtcaagctgaaatgaaaatttcCTCTGGAGCCAGAGGTGACATTATAACCACAGGCTGAGTGGTATACTGagtaaactgatcttcaagTCTCAAATTGGTGAAATGTCCCTTTAAGGTTCATTTATTCTACATTGTTATCATTCCCCATTCTCCTGTTTTGCTTGGCAGGAGTCGTGTTTCCGCCCTCCTGTGTGGTGAGttgttcgttttgttttgttttgttttccttttacaCAAAGGTTCAGCTGAATTCAACGGTCTTGAACATTTCctggaaaataacaaataaggaaatgttttctgttctttagtTCCGCTGACAGTGCAACACGCCGCATTCATTAATCACTGAGAACTGCACCTAACATGCGTAGGCCCTGATCAATCCATCACTGTCATCTGCTGAGATGAGTCTGATGAATCCTGACAGCATCTCAGTTACTAGGTGACAGTCTAAACAGCAGCTCCTATTAAACACGTGTTTAACATAAGTCCTCTGGTCTATgaaacagcacctctgctctttcCTTTCCCTGAAGGTCtccaaatttttattttcaaaaaactCTTAATTTCTTATGTTGTTAGCGGAGCTGTATGGATGTGTTTAGAATAGGCTGTGAAGGTGCTTTCTTAGACTGCCATCAAATTCCCCTCCTTTCCAAAGGACAATTATCAGTTCAAATAAATGATGCTGCTGGATCGATAAAGCACTATCCTTGCGTGGGCTACGTGTTTGGGTAATTGGACTGATGAAGATAGATGGTGTGGCGGTCAGCACTTTTAGCGAGCAGGAGGAGTAAAAACGAATGCTTGGCAAGACTAAAGACGTTGTGTTTGCGGTGCAGTGGTGAGAGGAGGTTTGTAAACAAGCGACTTTGGAAGTGCGGGAGCTCTTGTTGGTTTGAGACGGGGCTCCAGCCAAATCTGCTGCATCTCTGCTCTGCCAAGTCACAGTCTCCTAATAATGTGGAGGGATTCCAGCTCCAGTGCTTCAGAGATACAGACATGCCTGAAGGTGAATTTGCTCACCCTCGTGCTATCGCACACGCAATTCCACTTACAGAAGACGTGACTCGCCAACACCTCATGCGCGTGACCTTGAAGCTTCCCTCCTTCATCTGTTCGTTGGGCAGCTTGACGTGGAAGTTGAGCTCGTTGTTGCCGGCGCTGACGATGACTTGGCAGCCCTTCTCAGGGAAGTCGGTAATACATGGGTCAAACTTGATATAGCCGTAATACTTGAGCGTCTGAGCTAGATGGATGAACTGGAAAGAAAGCATAACAAAACAATTTCAGACCACTAActgtgcttaaaaaaaattatctgtctctgtctaatCCCTGGGGAAGAAAGTCTGAATTCTCCACTGGATTGATGTGATTAAAAATTCATATCATGGGAAAAACTAGGCTAATTGCATAACAGAATGCACTAGAGGCTGTATTCTCTGCGGTCTACAGATCTATCCTTAGACAAAGACATTTCTGAGTATGGGTTGGATTCAAGTTAGATGCTGTGGAGGCAGAATAATCTGGAAGATGCCCTTGCTTACCTCTTTCTTGGAGCCTTTCTCCTGCAGTGATTTGAGCTGCCTGTGCTGGTCTTTGTTGACGAGTATCCAGCCTCGCTCAATGTCAGACACTGTCTGgtgaagcaaaaacaagaacTGAAGTTCATCTTTCTGCACAgatgaacaaaacaaagcaggttTTCGTGTTTCCTTTGGTACATGTGGGAGAAATCACACCCTGAGCCCTTCATGTAAACAGCGCCGCTCAGCAAATAATTACACAGAAACGTGCACAGATGCGCATGCTTGCAAAagctatttatttttctttcattccctTTTTTAAACGTCCTCTCTGCTACGCAGATGCACCAGTCAGCAGTTCCAGATTTTAATCAAACTAGCTGCTCCAAAAATGCTTAATACAACAGATCACAGCTGTCGCAGCAAAGGAAATCCGCTATTAATAGGATCACACAGGGCCACAAAGAGGTACAGGATCCCAAGGTGCTGCAAAGTCAAAACAAGCTGACACCACTATCAGATAACGGAGGGGCCCGGGGGACCAACAAAGGCATTTGGCAGCCCAGGGATGTAGCAGTTGCTACACGATTTAGTTTTCGTGATGTGAAGCTGGTTCTGT
This genomic stretch from Toxotes jaculatrix isolate fToxJac2 chromosome 19, fToxJac2.pri, whole genome shotgun sequence harbors:
- the znf513a gene encoding zinc finger protein 513a, whose translation is MPRKKQQNPQPVKLDSEDGVAIEAPGNLTLDTDFLLGQDLEFGDPDHDNKILGLEKFSEVAAEIGFSVYPLGDEESPAYGQLSMESETDNSRSTTDNGREDEGRAVQSEPSFPPYLSCRGCGQLRDEPLGPGIDLVGPYCLRCCKASREAKSTDFCSPFGGISGIRSGSHLQFDGEALGNGMGDKALTPEDKSPKLHSCHLCGFSSRYANHVKRHMKTHNGEKPFNCPLCTYASAQLVNLQRHLRIHTGEKPYKCDSCTFACSSLGNLKRHQRMHVPSAGAGQDAPPRPASGPNSLKRHVTGQRPNGEEPGASAKVSEIARPTSNLSLGAHNNDSLSVFDDLKGASPPPIPPSNPAPGHQPAPLLQATGGSRANRGSVADGPTLPPSLFPFTCRLCGIVLEDEDGSSAQICAKCTLEMLTKDTSSSPNSPGERSDKVYTCAACPFLTHYPNHLARHMKTHSGEKPYKCPQCDYASAHFDNLKRHHRVHTGEKPYKCHLCDYACGNLANLKRHQRVHSGAKPFQCAVCSYSCNQSMNLKRHMLRHTGEKPYKCQECGYTTGHWDNYKRHQKKHGLATDGWVKVPMTGNDDEDEARKGMGVGVQTHRKEAGVDMQYMPREGGQTIHSCYKLEIV
- the snx17 gene encoding sorting nexin-17 isoform X2, with translation MHFSIPETEVRSGENGSTYVAYNIHVNGVLHCRVRYSQLLGLHEQIKKEYGSNVVPAFPPKKIFTLTPAEVEQRREQLEKYMQAVRQDPLLGASEMFNSFLRKAQQETQQIPTEDVALDICLSNGQKVTVNILTSDQTEDVLDAVATTLELADDLIGYFSLFLIREGADGGLTFVRKLQEFELPYVSITSLRTSEFHILLRKSYWDMAYDSDVMDSRVGLNLLYAQTVSDIERGWILVNKDQHRQLKSLQEKGSKKEFIHLAQTLKYYGYIKFDPCITDFPEKGCQVIVSAGNNELNFHVKLPNEQMKEGSFKVTRMRCWRVTSSQVPVANGTTNPCSSGKCDVKLELAFEYLMSKDRLQWVTITSQQAIMMSICLQSMVDELMVKKSGGSIKKMLRKRHNGSIHRTDSQQAVKSPPLLDSPDPNREQIVKLSTKLSSVSLRGISASNSANDISGNDFHGNYAFEGIGDDDL